One Polaribacter sp. SA4-12 genomic window carries:
- a CDS encoding N-acetylglucosamine kinase codes for MILIADGGSTKADWIAIGEDKEEAFRTRTLGLNPAVVPEEELHNRIINMFQLINVKDEVKEIHFYGAGCGTPKPIKILKDILESIFINAKIFISEDMLAAVYAASKNEPALVCILGTGSNSCYYDGTNMEMLVPSLGYILMDEASGNYFGKKLIVDYYYGKMPSEIAEKFNEEFNLDADYIKRNLYRESNPNMYLASFAKFMFDFKDEKYIKKIIKKGFQEFFKYRILPYNKTSETPIYFIGSIAHYFRDILEKVAKKNNLKVTGVIQRPIDNLLEYHKSIIK; via the coding sequence ATGATTTTAATTGCAGATGGAGGCTCAACAAAAGCAGATTGGATTGCTATAGGTGAAGATAAGGAAGAAGCTTTTAGAACAAGGACTTTAGGGCTAAACCCTGCTGTTGTTCCTGAAGAAGAATTACACAATAGAATCATTAATATGTTTCAACTTATTAATGTTAAAGATGAAGTAAAAGAAATTCATTTCTATGGTGCTGGTTGTGGTACACCAAAGCCAATTAAAATATTAAAAGATATATTAGAATCAATTTTTATTAATGCTAAAATCTTTATATCCGAAGATATGTTAGCAGCAGTTTATGCAGCATCTAAAAACGAACCTGCTTTAGTTTGCATATTAGGTACAGGATCTAATAGTTGTTATTATGATGGAACTAATATGGAAATGTTAGTGCCTTCTTTGGGATATATTTTAATGGATGAGGCAAGTGGTAATTATTTTGGTAAAAAACTAATAGTTGATTATTATTACGGTAAAATGCCAAGTGAAATTGCCGAGAAATTTAACGAAGAATTTAATTTAGATGCAGACTATATTAAAAGAAACCTATATAGAGAATCTAATCCTAACATGTATTTAGCATCTTTTGCAAAATTTATGTTTGATTTTAAAGATGAAAAATATATTAAAAAAATAATTAAAAAAGGATTTCAAGAATTTTTTAAATATAGAATATTACCATATAACAAAACATCAGAAACACCAATCTATTTTATTGGTTCAATAGCACATTACTTTAGAGATATTCTTGAAAAGGTTGCTAAAAAGAACAATTTAAAAGTAACAGGTGTAATACAAAGACCAATTGATAATCTATTAGAATATCACAAGAGTATTATTAAATAA
- the porU gene encoding type IX secretion system sortase PorU, whose protein sequence is MNRPILILFFSFFVQLIPAQVTSSVLASGDWFKFSVDTTGVFKIDKNLLQQIGVSTNDLNPKKIHIYGSGGSLLPVLNSDFRYDDLQENAIYIEGENDGSFDNSDFILFYAKGPHDWIVNTTTNTAKHRQNIYSDEAYYFITVSNIDGKRIQQKTPLTTNATTQISTFNDYTFYEKEEISLFAAGTQWFFNDDFNIENTQSFKIPFPNALADENISIKVRGVSTSVASSSMAVKINGTDIYNLSFSSVNPSSLTKANTSERTANIKNSSNVIDVSIVYDNGGNPSANAYLDYIEVVGKKQLIADGNQFSFRSFEQANAANTIEYQIENNTNIFQVWDVSNSIDPKNITNEDTSSNFIFKDNSGVLKEYVVLNQNDYYTPNSLQNGRILNQDLHAIKDINYIVITNSELSSEAQRLADYHQTNSNLTTKVVVLDAIYNEFSSGSKDITGIRDFLKHVYTTNSSEEKKLQYVCFFGDTSYDYKDRIAGNNNIVPVKLSENSFNLASSWVTDDFFVMLEDNEGTMNSSHTIDVASSRIPVSTVSQAKDVVDKILTYYTKTSIGDWRNTITLLADDIDASGEEVIEQGVETIADEIRVNKPIFNVNKIYADSYVQENSSGGERYPEVKSAITNAIEKGTLVFDYFGHGGEDGFASEKILEKPQIQSFNNPNTLPLLITVTCDFSRFDNPSRITAGELTLWNASGGAASMITTTREVFISVGQRFNQELIRILLEFNNEDLTIAESLMKTKNEFTNTQKFFIYHFGDPAMKLAVPQPNIRITKMNGKDISQPLDTLKALSKVSFEGVVVDDSNIVLSDFNGSLSTTAFDKPIDKTTLDNDGFGVKMTFDTQDSKLFRGKSTVENGSFKFDFIVPKDIKIAYGKGKLSFYAENGEIDKAGYNFDIVVGGINENAPDDTVGPEIRLYMNDESFIEGGNTNVSPNLIAVLSDPSGINTSLTAVDHDIVGVLDGDNTNPIILNDFYQTELNDFTTGKVNYKLRDLAVGPHTLKIKAWDTYNNSSEATLNFVVVSDAILNLENVLNYPNPFVNYTEFWFNHNKPNETLEVQVQVFTVSGKLVKTINQNVVTTGNLARSITWNGLDDFGNKIGKGVYIYKLKVKSTSSNLVAEKYEKLVILQ, encoded by the coding sequence ATGAATAGACCCATTTTAATCCTTTTTTTTAGTTTTTTTGTCCAGTTAATTCCCGCTCAAGTAACTAGTTCTGTATTGGCTTCTGGAGACTGGTTTAAGTTTTCTGTAGATACTACAGGTGTTTTTAAAATAGATAAAAACTTATTACAACAAATAGGAGTTTCTACAAACGACTTAAATCCTAAGAAAATTCATATTTATGGAAGTGGTGGTAGTTTACTTCCGGTTCTAAACTCAGATTTTAGGTATGATGATTTACAAGAAAATGCGATATATATAGAAGGTGAAAATGATGGTTCTTTCGATAATTCTGATTTTATCCTTTTTTATGCAAAAGGACCTCATGATTGGATTGTAAATACAACTACTAATACAGCAAAACATAGACAAAACATCTATTCTGATGAAGCTTATTATTTTATCACAGTTTCTAATATCGATGGAAAGAGAATTCAACAAAAAACGCCATTAACCACAAATGCAACTACACAAATAAGCACTTTTAATGATTATACTTTTTATGAAAAAGAGGAGATAAGTTTATTTGCAGCAGGTACTCAGTGGTTTTTTAATGATGATTTTAATATAGAGAATACTCAGAGTTTTAAAATACCTTTTCCAAATGCTTTAGCCGATGAAAATATAAGTATTAAGGTTCGAGGAGTTTCTACATCAGTTGCTTCATCATCTATGGCTGTAAAAATTAATGGGACTGATATTTATAATCTTAGTTTTTCTTCTGTAAATCCAAGTTCATTAACAAAAGCAAATACTTCAGAAAGAACTGCAAATATTAAAAATTCATCAAATGTAATTGATGTTTCTATTGTGTATGATAATGGAGGGAACCCTTCTGCAAATGCATATTTAGATTATATTGAAGTCGTTGGAAAGAAGCAATTAATCGCAGATGGAAATCAGTTTTCTTTTAGAAGCTTTGAGCAAGCTAATGCAGCAAATACCATAGAATATCAGATTGAGAATAATACAAATATTTTTCAAGTTTGGGATGTTAGTAATTCAATAGATCCTAAAAATATTACAAATGAAGATACTAGTAGTAATTTTATTTTTAAAGATAATTCAGGTGTTTTGAAAGAATATGTGGTATTGAATCAAAATGATTATTATACCCCTAATTCGCTTCAAAATGGGAGAATTTTAAATCAAGATTTACACGCTATAAAAGACATTAATTATATTGTAATCACAAATTCAGAATTGTCTTCTGAAGCACAAAGATTGGCAGATTATCATCAAACAAACTCAAATCTTACCACTAAAGTTGTTGTCTTAGATGCTATTTATAATGAGTTTTCTTCTGGATCTAAGGATATTACAGGAATAAGAGATTTTTTAAAACATGTGTATACTACAAATTCATCCGAAGAAAAAAAACTACAATATGTTTGTTTTTTTGGTGATACTTCGTATGATTATAAAGACAGAATTGCTGGAAACAATAATATTGTGCCCGTAAAATTATCTGAAAACAGTTTTAATTTAGCGAGTTCTTGGGTTACTGACGATTTTTTTGTGATGCTAGAAGATAATGAAGGAACTATGAACTCAAGCCACACTATAGATGTTGCTTCTAGTAGAATTCCTGTGTCAACAGTTAGTCAAGCTAAAGATGTAGTTGATAAAATTTTAACCTATTATACTAAAACTTCAATAGGAGATTGGCGAAATACAATTACACTTTTAGCAGATGATATAGATGCAAGTGGAGAAGAAGTAATAGAACAAGGAGTAGAAACGATTGCTGATGAAATTAGGGTAAATAAACCTATTTTTAACGTTAATAAAATTTATGCGGATTCTTATGTACAAGAGAATTCTTCTGGTGGAGAGCGTTATCCAGAAGTGAAAAGTGCAATTACAAATGCTATTGAAAAAGGAACTTTAGTCTTTGATTATTTTGGTCATGGAGGAGAAGATGGTTTTGCGTCTGAAAAAATTTTAGAAAAACCACAAATACAGAGTTTTAATAACCCTAATACCTTACCTCTTTTAATTACAGTTACTTGTGATTTTTCTAGATTTGATAACCCCAGTAGAATTACTGCAGGAGAACTTACTTTATGGAATGCTTCCGGTGGAGCAGCAAGTATGATAACCACAACAAGAGAGGTTTTTATTTCTGTAGGTCAACGTTTTAATCAAGAATTAATTAGAATTTTATTAGAGTTTAATAATGAAGATTTAACGATTGCAGAATCTTTAATGAAAACCAAAAACGAATTTACAAATACTCAAAAATTCTTTATTTACCATTTTGGTGATCCTGCTATGAAATTAGCGGTTCCACAACCAAACATTAGAATAACAAAAATGAATGGTAAAGATATTTCACAACCTTTAGATACTTTAAAAGCATTGTCTAAAGTTAGTTTTGAAGGAGTCGTTGTTGATGATTCTAATATTGTTTTAAGTGATTTTAATGGTTCTCTTTCTACAACTGCTTTTGATAAACCAATTGATAAAACTACTTTAGATAATGATGGTTTTGGAGTTAAAATGACTTTTGATACTCAAGACAGTAAACTATTTAGAGGAAAGTCTACTGTTGAAAACGGAAGCTTTAAGTTTGATTTTATTGTGCCTAAAGATATTAAAATTGCTTACGGAAAAGGAAAGTTAAGTTTTTATGCAGAAAATGGCGAAATAGATAAAGCAGGTTATAATTTTGATATTGTTGTAGGGGGAATAAATGAAAACGCTCCTGATGATACAGTCGGTCCAGAAATAAGACTGTACATGAATGATGAATCTTTTATTGAAGGAGGTAACACAAATGTGTCCCCAAATTTAATTGCAGTTTTATCTGACCCAAGTGGAATTAATACGTCATTAACTGCTGTAGATCATGATATTGTTGGTGTTTTAGATGGCGATAATACGAATCCTATTATATTAAATGATTTTTATCAAACAGAATTAAACGATTTTACTACCGGAAAAGTAAATTACAAATTACGAGATTTAGCAGTTGGCCCTCATACTTTAAAAATAAAAGCTTGGGACACTTACAATAATTCGTCAGAAGCTACGTTAAACTTCGTGGTTGTTAGCGATGCGATTCTAAATTTAGAAAATGTTTTAAATTACCCAAATCCTTTTGTAAATTACACCGAGTTTTGGTTTAATCATAACAAACCTAATGAAACACTAGAAGTACAAGTTCAGGTTTTTACTGTTTCTGGTAAATTAGTAAAAACAATTAATCAAAATGTTGTAACAACAGGTAATTTAGCAAGAAGCATTACTTGGAATGGTTTAGATGATTTTGGTAATAAAATAGGAAAAGGAGTTTATATTTATAAATTAAAAGTAAAATCAACATCAAGTAATCTAGTTGCAGAGAAGTATGAAAAATTAGTAATACTTCAATAA
- a CDS encoding UDP-N-acetylmuramoyl-tripeptide--D-alanyl-D-alanine ligase, translating into MKIKDIYNLYSKHYLVDTDTRNIRNNTLFFALKGDNFNGNKFAEKAIKLGAIFAIIDEEEYNTHTHTILVDNVLETLQSLAKYHRNTLKTPIIGLTGSNGKTTTKELINAVLSKKYKTTATIGNLNNHIGVPLTLLSMTPKTEIGIVEMGANHKQEIAFLCSLCEPDFGYITNFGKAHLEGFGGIEGVIQGKSELYTFLEKNNKTAFINPNDPIQIDKTERIKTIPFDDSLKFLEVNPFVKLSFNSNDIQSNLIGKYNYTNIAIACTIGSFFDVNDTEIKNAIESYTPDNNRSQIIIKSSNKIILDAYNANPSSMKAALDNFNAIDEKHKTIILGDMFELGETSLEEHQAIVDLVENLEFDNSYFVGENFYQTKTKNNRFKTFEDLLEHIKNNPLKDQSILIKGSRGMRLERLLDVII; encoded by the coding sequence ATGAAGATTAAAGACATTTATAATTTATATTCTAAACATTATCTTGTAGATACAGATACAAGAAACATTAGAAATAATACACTTTTTTTCGCCCTAAAAGGTGACAATTTTAACGGAAATAAATTTGCAGAAAAAGCCATTAAACTCGGTGCTATATTCGCGATTATTGATGAAGAAGAATATAATACCCATACTCATACTATTTTAGTTGATAATGTTCTAGAAACACTACAAAGTCTAGCAAAATATCATAGAAACACATTAAAAACACCTATTATAGGTTTGACAGGCAGTAATGGTAAAACAACTACCAAAGAGTTAATAAACGCTGTTTTATCAAAAAAATATAAAACAACAGCTACAATAGGAAACCTAAATAATCATATTGGTGTTCCATTGACATTGCTTTCGATGACACCTAAAACTGAAATAGGAATTGTAGAAATGGGTGCAAATCACAAACAAGAAATTGCCTTTTTATGCTCACTTTGCGAACCAGACTTTGGTTACATAACTAATTTCGGAAAAGCACATTTAGAAGGATTTGGAGGAATTGAAGGAGTAATCCAAGGAAAAAGTGAATTGTATACTTTCTTAGAAAAGAACAATAAAACAGCATTTATAAATCCTAATGATCCTATTCAAATTGATAAGACAGAAAGAATAAAGACGATTCCTTTTGATGATAGTTTAAAATTTCTAGAAGTAAATCCCTTTGTAAAACTATCTTTTAACTCTAATGATATTCAAAGTAATCTTATCGGAAAATATAATTATACAAACATTGCAATTGCCTGTACAATTGGTAGTTTTTTTGATGTTAATGATACAGAAATTAAAAACGCTATTGAAAGTTACACTCCAGATAATAACCGTTCGCAAATTATCATAAAATCTTCAAACAAAATTATTTTAGACGCTTACAATGCAAATCCTAGCAGTATGAAAGCTGCTTTAGATAATTTTAATGCTATTGATGAAAAACATAAAACTATTATTTTAGGTGATATGTTCGAACTAGGAGAAACTAGTTTAGAAGAGCATCAAGCTATTGTAGATTTGGTGGAAAACTTAGAATTTGACAATTCTTATTTTGTAGGTGAAAATTTTTATCAAACGAAAACAAAGAACAATCGATTTAAAACATTTGAAGACTTGTTAGAACACATTAAAAACAATCCTCTTAAAGATCAATCAATTCTGATTAAAGGTTCAAGAGGAATGCGTTTAGAAAGACTGTTAGATGTTATTATTTAA
- the gldJ gene encoding gliding motility lipoprotein GldJ, translating to MRNIFKISLVVLSILALASCSKTTSGNSTLTGLPFNNSKFGNYIRGGSFAGQEVPLGMVAIEGGSFTMGQVQDDVMFDWNTTPKKMHIRSFFMDETEVTNSEYFLYVQYIKDVFPPSEENYKHIYNSVLPDTLVWRKSLGNTDILSENYLRHPAYADYPVVGVSWLQANQYCKWRTDAVNLKKLIDKGYIKNIFANDTLRNFFDTEVFLADSDRLFEGDTTVYKRGIRSRGSVKSQKGSFQGRKITQADGVLSQKFRLPTEAEWEFAAKANIENREYNNIRGRKKYAWNGKYTREKDKRFRGDQLGNFKQGKGEYSGLSGWSSDGSDIPIRVKSYPPNGFGLYDMSGNVSEWVADVYRPIIDNEANDFNYFRGNVFTRKMIDKDGKVVIADGSAGAEVEYDTLPNGKIIPKQLPGSIKYIPITKDDVTLRRNFTVSDNTDIGDGDLNSSRFYEDDKEEFGSRPSMYNSPRRPTRVIDPDTGREVVENDAKKRTTLISNSTRVYKGGAWSDREYWLDPAQRRYLPEYMATNYIGFRCVTDKVGPMTYKKRTARNPAR from the coding sequence ATGAGAAACATATTTAAAATATCTTTAGTTGTTCTATCAATCTTAGCTTTAGCTAGCTGTAGTAAGACAACCTCAGGAAATTCGACACTTACAGGATTACCTTTTAATAATTCTAAATTTGGTAACTATATTAGAGGAGGCTCATTTGCTGGTCAAGAAGTTCCTTTGGGAATGGTTGCTATTGAAGGAGGTTCTTTTACAATGGGACAAGTACAAGACGACGTTATGTTTGATTGGAACACAACACCTAAAAAAATGCACATTCGTTCATTTTTTATGGATGAAACAGAAGTCACCAACTCAGAATACTTCTTATATGTACAATATATAAAGGATGTTTTTCCTCCATCGGAAGAAAACTACAAGCATATATATAATTCTGTTTTACCAGACACATTGGTGTGGAGAAAAAGTTTGGGAAATACAGATATTTTATCTGAAAATTACTTAAGACATCCTGCTTATGCAGATTATCCAGTAGTAGGTGTTAGTTGGTTACAAGCAAACCAATATTGTAAATGGCGTACAGATGCTGTTAACTTAAAAAAGTTAATAGATAAAGGGTACATCAAAAATATTTTCGCAAACGATACACTTAGAAATTTCTTTGATACTGAAGTTTTCTTAGCAGATTCTGACAGACTTTTCGAAGGTGACACTACTGTTTATAAAAGAGGTATCAGATCAAGAGGTTCTGTAAAAAGTCAAAAAGGTTCTTTTCAAGGAAGAAAAATCACACAAGCTGATGGTGTTCTAAGTCAGAAATTTAGATTACCAACTGAAGCAGAATGGGAATTTGCTGCTAAAGCAAACATTGAAAACAGAGAATACAACAATATTAGAGGTAGAAAAAAATATGCTTGGAATGGTAAGTATACAAGAGAAAAAGACAAAAGATTTAGAGGAGATCAATTAGGAAACTTTAAACAAGGTAAAGGTGAATACAGTGGTTTATCTGGTTGGAGTTCTGATGGTTCTGATATTCCTATTAGAGTAAAATCTTATCCGCCAAATGGATTTGGTTTATATGACATGTCTGGGAATGTTTCTGAATGGGTTGCCGATGTTTATAGACCTATTATAGACAATGAAGCAAATGATTTCAATTATTTTAGAGGTAATGTATTTACTAGAAAAATGATTGATAAGGATGGAAAAGTTGTTATCGCTGATGGTTCTGCTGGAGCTGAAGTAGAATATGACACTTTACCGAATGGAAAAATAATACCAAAACAATTACCAGGAAGCATTAAGTACATTCCAATTACAAAAGACGATGTAACATTAAGAAGAAACTTTACAGTTTCTGATAATACGGACATTGGTGATGGAGACTTAAACTCATCTAGATTCTATGAAGATGATAAAGAAGAATTTGGCTCTAGACCAAGTATGTATAATTCTCCAAGAAGACCTACAAGAGTTATTGATCCTGACACGGGAAGAGAAGTAGTAGAAAATGATGCTAAAAAAAGGACTACCTTAATTAGCAATAGTACAAGAGTATATAAAGGTGGTGCTTGGTCTGATAGAGAATACTGGTTAGACCCTGCTCAAAGAAGATATTTACCAGAATATATGGCAACAAACTATATTGGTTTTAGATGTGTTACTGACAAAGTAGGCCCAATGACTTACAAAAAAAGAACCGCTAGAAACCCAGCTAGATAA